One stretch of Brettanomyces nanus chromosome 4, complete sequence DNA includes these proteins:
- a CDS encoding uncharacterized protein (BUSCO:EOG09341LP3) codes for MSSLFTSTLLLSRGPSSYVKSLPRYCRYYSSRRSPLVPRVSKSRFLATEASPLAEDTKKATEFVNSGAVSHTGFEEGVRISKNIGSETDNHSLTPLELYNERVHVNQLKDDEYQRQILTSMQSLFHQLQHYHPPEVAKPNSMTPNGAYNGNTFINYFASWFRSRRASTGYQPDSSEASRIPHGIYLYGDVGCGKTMLMDLFYSTIPPHLSKKRLHFHQFMQKLHKRSHELKLAYGGVHQEVDVMPILAWELSKEATVLCFDEFQVTDVADAMLLRRLIDLALREDHGLVLFTTSNRAPGELYINGIQRESFVPCIERIKYKTRVIHMKSPTDYRKIPSPVCSVYFSPRCDVAYNSKESLKQRKFHSDSWYSFFSQGHKMEYRVPIRIWGRELVVPKCSPPYVARFSFKELCGRPYAAGDYLALASQFESIIVTDIPYLSIDSRDEVKRLITFLDAVYDSHSRIAVTAAAPFDDIFVEPEDIGEDAYTLSNVGIAKRAARLAAKGGLHTSLSSSDDDPLVKTHGFDKGIADKANLFAKLDEERFAFTRALSRLKQMSTKAWVESIGVMGPDMHKRPARTFPFTSTSVPGSLLSPRAQKATRV; via the coding sequence ATGAGTTCTCTATTCACTTCGACGCTACTGCTGTCTCGGGGACCCTCTTCTTACGTAAAATCTCTACCAAGGTACTGCAGGTATTACAGTAGTCGGCGCTCTCCACTTGTGCCGAGAGTTTCAAAGAGTCGTTTTCTCGCCACAGAGGCTTCTCCACTGGCTGAAGATACCAAAAAGGCTACTGAGTTTGTGAACTCTGGTGCTGTCTCTCATACTGGTTTCGAGGAAGGAGTTAGGATTAGCAAGAATATCGGCTCCGAGACGGACAACCATTCACTGACCCCCCTTGAATTATACAACGAGCGTGTGCATGTCAATCAACtcaaagatgatgaatatcAGCGCCAGATATTGACAAGTATGCAAAGTCTCTTTCATCAGTTACAGCATTACCATCCTCCCGAGGTGGCCAAGCCCAATTCCATGACTCCAAATGGCGCTTACAACGGAAATACCTTTATAAATTATTTTGCTTCCTGGTTCAGATCTCGTCGCGCAAGTACGGGGTATCAGCCCGACTCATCCGAAGCATCGCGTATTCCACATGGTATTTATTTGTACGGCGACGTTGGCTGCGGTAAGACCATGTTGATGGATCTTTTCTACAGCACTATTCCGCCACACCTATCCAAAAAAAGATTACATTTTCATCAGTTCATGCAGAAATTGCACAAACGGTCCCATGAGCTCAAATTAGCCTACGGCGGTGTCcatcaagaagttgatgtgATGCCAATTCTTGCCTGGGAGCTCTCTAAAGAGGCCACAGTCTTGTGTTTCGATGAGTTCCAAGTTACCGATGTGGCAGATGCCATGCTTCTTCGACGTCTCATAGACTTGGCCCTTCGTGAGGATCACGGCTTGGTTCTATTCACTACTTCCAACCGTGCACCTGGTGAATTGTACATCAATGGTATTCAAAGAGAATCCTTTGTTCCATGTATAGAGCGCATTAAGTATAAGACCCGCGTGATTCATATGAAATCACCTACAGATTACAGAAAAATCCCAAGCCCTGTTTGCTCCGTTTATTTCTCTCCAAGATGCGATGTCGCCTATAATTCCAAAGAGAGTCTAAAGCAACGTAAGTTCCACAGCGATTCTTGGTATTCCTTCTTTTCGCAGGGCCATAAGATGGAATATCGCGTTCCCATTAGGATCTGGGGTCGTGAATTAGTTGTTCCAAAGTGCTCTCCACCTTACGTGGCTCGATTCTCATTTAAGGAGCTTTGTGGCAGGCCTTACGCCGCTGGTGATTATCTTGCTCTTGCCTCCCAATTCGAATCTATCATTGTGACTGATATTCCATATCTCAGCATAGATTCAAGGGATGAGGTTAAGCGTCTTATCACGTTTCTAGACGCTGTTTATGATAGTCATTCGAGAATCGCTGTCACGGCTGCTGCTCCATTCGATGATATTTTTGTGGAGCCTGAAGACATCGGTGAGGATGCTTACACTTTATCCAACGTAGGTATAGCTAAGCGGGCTGCAAGACTTGCAGCAAAAGGGGGTTTACATACCTCATTGAGTTCATCAGATGACGACCCTTTGGTTAAAACGCACGGATTCGACAAAGGCATCGCTGATAAGGCAAACTTATTTGCCAAAttagatgaagaaagatttgCATTTACCAGAGCTTTGAGTAGGTTGAAGCAAATGAGTACAAAGGCCTGGGTAGAAAGTATTGGTGTAATGGGCCCTGATATGCATAAGCGCCCTGCTCGTACTTTCCCATTCACCTCCACGTCTGTCCCTGGTAGTTTATTGTCGCCTAGAGCACAAAAGGCTACTCGTGTTTGA
- a CDS encoding uncharacterized protein (BUSCO:EOG09340GCF) — MEIHRCRFIDFTPESVTSLAFTHASNAEEPTPKNLSLAVGRADGSIEIWNPRHSNSRWLLENTVTGGSGRSVECLLWSVTNVFHEPRLFSTGGSTFLTEWDLKRGIPLINHDCNAGVIWSCAINKSQNKIAVGCEDGSVSVVDISGGPGSIEHEAILQRQQNRVLSLCWIGDDMIIGGCADGRIRCWSYKGDDKGRLVQTLRVDKSKTESTLVWSVLALPSTGQFVSGDSTGSIKIWDLKHLALQQSFAVHEADVLCLSADASGSHFFSAGVDRKIFDFSLTKAGKSISKWVNATNRLLHGNDIRAMASFQSKTHDWLASGGVERLVVVISMEGFSSNIPLKFPINQLTSNVLVNRCKRFIIMWQRQEVKIWKLKEDKTKKLVAKLVLSDPESITSVDISQNGRYLVVARVSTVRLFELIELEKKVQVVKVGSSLLSQLGAKLIRFVESKKLLLLCSIDNEITSVQFNSEDDEDNEEDISEFDDSQKPEEYDIPSPVSSDYRTNFTQFVISKRGKYAALSNYDGSIYIMNLNTKVSSRLVKMNDSPTALNFTAIDTLLVATLAHKIYEFNVNKAGTADLYTKWSKKNSELIPNQFTKLLGQPFGIFENSGKFWVYGTNWICFFDSEKNFSGVIKQGKKRAANGIVTNNSSPNVEDNKDSTDRKKFWQTNDYKSLLLVDSLSEYELVVVERPVEEMSSVPAFGVSRISL, encoded by the coding sequence ATGGAAATTCATCGCTGTAGATTCATTGATTTTACTCCAGAGTCAGTGACCTCGCTTGCGTTTACGCATGCATCCAACGCTGAAGAGCCTACTCCCAAGAACCTTTCTTTGGCTGTTGGAAGAGCAGACGGCTCGATTGAGATTTGGAATCCACGACACTCAAATTCTAGATGGCTTTTAGAAAACACAGTTACTGGTGGCAGTGGCCGTTCTGTGGAATGTCTTTTATGGTCTGTTACCAACGTTTTTCACGAGCCTCGGCTTTTTTCTACAGGAGGATCTACCTTCCTCACTGAATGGGACCTTAAAAGAGGTATTCCATTGATCAACCATGATTGTAATGCTGGAGTCATTTGGTCCTGTGCCATAAACAAATCACAAAATAAGATTGCAGTTGGTTGCGAAGATggttctgtttctgttgttgataTCTCAGGGGGACCGGGATCTATTGAACACGAGGCTATATTACAGAGACAACAAAATAGAGTGCTTAGTCTTTGTTGGATTGGTGATGATATGATTATAGGAGGCTGTGCAGATGGAAGAATAAGGTGTTGGTCATATAAAGGAGATGATAAGGGACGTCTAGTGCAGACTCTAAGAGTTGATAAGTCTAAGACCGAGAGTACATTGGTTTGGTCTGTTCTTGCATTGCCTTCGACTGGACAGTTTGTATCTGGTGACTCGACAGGTAGCATTAAAATTTGGGATCTAAAGCATTTGGCTTTGCAACAGTCGTTCGCCGTTCATGAGGCCGATGTGCTTTGCTTATCGGCAGATGCTAGTGGTTCACATTTCTTCAGTGCAGGTGTCGATAGAAAGATTTTCGACTTTTCATTGACCAAGGCAGGTAAATCCATATCAAAGTGGGTTAATGCTACCAACAGACTGCTACATGGAAATGATATTAGAGCCATGGCTTCGTTTCAATCTAAGACGCATGATTGGCTTGCTAGTGGAGGTGTGGAAAGACTAGTCGTAGTGATATCGATGGAAGGTTTTTCCAGTAATATTCCCCTGAAGTTCCCTATCAATCAGCTTACTTCCAATGTGTTAGTGAACCGGTGTAAGAGATTTATTATTATGTGGCAGCGCCAGGAGGTGAAGATAtggaaattgaaagaggaTAAGACAAAGAAGCTCGTTGCCAAATTGGTTCTTTCCGATCCGGAAAGCATAACATCGGTTGATATCTCGCAGAATGGCAGGTATTTAGTGGTTGCCAGAGTATCTACTGTGAGATTATTTGAGTTGATCGAACTAGAGAAAAAGGTCCAAGTGGTCAAGGTGGGCTCATCTCTACTTTCTCAACTGGGTGCCAAGCTGATCCGATTCGTTGAATCTAAGAAACTCTTACTATTATGCAGTATTGACAATGAGATCACCAGCGTTCAGTTTAATTCGGAGGACGACgaagataatgaagaggatatATCTGAATTCGATGATAGCCAAAAGCCGGAGGAATACGATATACCATCCCCCGTTTCTTCAGATTACAGAACCAATTTCACACAGTTCGTGATAAGCAAAAGAGGCAAATATGCTGCTCTTTCAAATTATGACGGGTCCATATACATCATGAACTTGAATACGAAAGTGAGCAGTAGACTTGTTAAGATGAATGACTCTCCTACGGCACTTAACTTCACTGCAATTGACACTTTACTCGTAGCTACATTGGCCCACAAGATATACGAATTCAACGTCAACAAAGCTGGAACTGCCGATTTGTATACAAAGTGgtcgaagaagaattcGGAATTAATTCCAAATCAGTTCACCAAGTTGCTTGGCCAGCCGTTTGGAATATTCGAAAACTCTGGCAAATTCTGGGTTTACGGAACCAATTGGATATGCTTTTTTGACTCCGAGAAAAACTTCAGTGGTGTCATCAAGcagggaaagaaaagagctgCAAATGGTATCGTCACGAATAACTCATCACCTAATGTAGAAGATAACAAGGACTCAACtgatagaaaaaaattcTGGCAGACTAACGACTACAAATCATTACTACTTGTGgactctctttctgaataTGAGCTTGTTGTTGTGGAGAGACCAGTCGAAGAGATGTCTTCTGTTCCTGCATTCGGGGTGTCTCGCATTTCTCTATAG
- a CDS encoding uncharacterized protein (EggNog:ENOG41), which yields MPCKDLKRLRIVLLDFNKSLCDAWSKYLGEFERSPYSTDNLTWFDQPVEISVHNGSFASLSEKLSMTPKLPYTGKPDYHKNITVNYTTTTILSPGNSVGYMGGGFDKALANLFSHGDFTWKHSEHHVQEQLLNLYKGYLTPTNANLIEFHTDSFYRDSKAWNLLSANSILHMPTMRVPRPLISDSNLQLYRFVFDCTWELLSTVNKANIETLKWKDDRHAFIDTVILTGIGTGYGGVPMEIVGKAMIAAIVIFTNHSLLRIQKSIYCLKFLKEDYQKLIKADQMNVRVNTNPFDPCTDSLDVLF from the coding sequence ATGCCGTGCAAAGACCTCAAAAGGCTTCGAATAGTACTTTTGGACTTCAACAAGTCGCTCTGTGATGCCTGGTCCAAATACCTTGGTGAATTCGAACGGTCACCCTACTCCACTGATAACCTTACCTGGTTCGATCAGCCTGTGGAGATTTCCGTGCACAATGGATCGTTTGCAAGTCTATCAGAGAAGTTGTCAATGACTCCAAAGCTCCCCTACACGGGAAAGCCAGACTATCATAAAAATATCACAGTCAATTATACCACTACAACAATCCTTTCCCCCGGCAACTCTGTTGGATATATGGGTGGTGGCTTCGACAAAGCTCTAGCGAACTTATTCAGTCACGGTGATTTCACTTGGAAGCACTCGGAACATCATGTGCAAGAGCAGTTGTTGAATTTATATAAAGGATATTTGACGCCGACTAACGCCAACTTAATTGAGTTTCACACTGATAGTTTCTATAGAGACTCCAAAGCTTGGAACTTACTTAGTGCAAATTCGATTCTTCACATGCCCACCATGCGAGTGCCAAGGCCTTTGATCAGTGACTCCAACTTGCAATTGTATAGATTTGTGTTTGACTGTACCTGGGAATTGTTGAGTACCGTGAATAAAGCCAACATAGAGACTCTTAAATGGAAGGATGATAGACACGCGTTTATTGATACCGTGATACTTACAGGAATAGGTACAGGATACGGAGGAGTCCCCATGGAGATTGTGGGAAAGGCTATGATTGCCGCCATTGTCATTTTCACCAATCATTCCCTACTTCGAATCCAGAAAAGCATCTACTGCTTGAAGTTTTTAAAAGAAGATTACCAAAAATTGATCAAAGCTGATCAAATGAATGTGAGGGTTAATACCAACCCATTCGATCCATGTACAGATTCACTAGATGTTCTTTTCTAA
- the VMA8 gene encoding H(+)-transporting V1 sector ATPase subunit D (BUSCO:EOG09343B7A) has product MSGAGNRESVFATRMTLSVMKGKLKGAEQGHSLLKRKSEALTKRFRDITKRIDDAKRKMGRVMQTAAFSLAEVSYATGGNISYQVQESVSSKGRFKVRARQENVSGVYLPQFEPVIDETINDFKMTGLGRGGQQVQRAREVYTKAVETLVDLASLQTAFVILDEVIKVTNRRVNAIEHVIIPRTENTIAYINSELDEIDREEFYRLKKVQENKQEGVAQEEAEDAARKSRKADADAAEAEALAESIAKAKAQVAQAETDDEIKTTKNPVLYEVSQVEKLEQRAEGGEQAVLQETEDDVIF; this is encoded by the exons ATGTCAGGGGCAGGAAATAG AGAATCGGTGTTTGCTACACGTATGACCCTCTCGGTCATGAAGGGTAAACTTAAAGGTGCAGAACAAGGACACTCGTTGCTTAAGAGGAAATCGGAGGCACTTACGAAAAGATTCAGGGATATCACAAAGAGAATAGATGATgccaagagaaagatgggAAGAGTGATGCAAACGGCAGCATTTTCTCTCGCTGAAGTGTCTTATGCCACTGGAGGAAACATCAGTTACCAGGTTCAAGAATCTGTAAGCAGCAAAGGTCGATTCAAAGTGAGGGCCAGACAGGAAAATGTCTCTGGTGTGTACTTGCCGCAATTTGAACCGGTAATCGATGAAACTATTAACGATTTCAAGATGACAGGTCTTGGTCGAGGTGGACAACAGGTTCAGAGGGCACGAGAGGTGTACACGAAGGCTGTGGAGACGCTAGTGGATTTGGCATCGTTGCAAACCGCCTTTGTAATCTTGGATGAGGTTATTAAAGTCACAAATAGAAGAGTGAATGCGATTGAGCACGTCATTATTCCAAGGACAGAAAATACTATTGCCTATATCAATTCCGAGTTGGATGAGATCGATAGGGAGGAGTTCTAcaggttgaagaaggttcaGGAGAATAAGCAGGAGGGTGTTGCTCAGGAGGAAGCTGAAGATGCTGCTAGAAAATCCAGGAAGGCTGATGCAGATGCAGCAGAGGCCGAAGCGTTAGCTGAATCTATAGCTAAAGCTAAAGCCCAGGTGGCTCAGGCAGAAACggatgatgaaattaaAACGACAAAGAATCCAGTTTTGTATGAAGTTTCTCAAGTAGAAAAACTCGAGCAAAGGGCCGAAGGAGGAGAACAAGCCGTGCTTCAAGAGACAGAAGATGACGTGATCTTTTAA
- a CDS encoding uncharacterized protein (EggNog:ENOG41) translates to MVKDKGVLNESSPLLFKGGSSECTTTIIQSHDSVETPTIPREEEVIIPDNVWYIIISLWTSSFLSAADTTIVSTTANVIASSMNGSDKIAWIATSYLLTNAVFQPLVGKISDVYGRRTTLLVSQVWFILGCLLCALSRTVNDFIVARAIAGVGGGGMSALSSIIVTDVIPLRKRGFFQGYANLVYGTGQFLGPIIGSIFLTANEKAGWRWMFGLQVPLVSITSVLVFKNVHEFRFDAELLMKNRFRLSNIKKIDLPGSLSLAGFIVAILILFSASSTFQVEAAVLCAVLSAISFYLVENYVVEERIIPPRAFQGLLRIAALIAFFGTMAMYSLNFVLPLYVQIIQDFSSFQLGVFNAFGVFSSAAGSLIAGWILKEKEKVRPEIVVKKSVNISIGSCLLSFAGAFICMFFVRAVKPTIDRADINYLKMAIIALGYTLTSLGYGSFLVSLLVLVVGEVGMRHQATVTGMNYMFRSMGSVGGVGISLGVYNLMLRKELYHYFVTKGREHGFSIYHKLLKDSFYIRNGLPQIYVHKVLKFYRESLGDSLVLVFIMGSLALILSLLMRLYNPHIGRHWTIV, encoded by the coding sequence ATGGTTAAAGATAAGGGTGTCCTCAatgaatcttctcctttactCTTTAAAGGAGGCTCTTCCGAGTGCACAACTACTATTATCCAATCACATGATTCTGTTGAAACTCCCACAATCCCTCGGGAGGAAGAAGTCATTATTCCAGATAACGTGTGGTATATTATCATATCCCTCTGGACTAGTTCTTTCCTATCTGCTGCGGATACTACCATTGTTTCCACCACAGCTAACGTAATCGCCTCATCGATGAATGGCTCCGATAAAATTGCCTGGATAGCTACCAGCTACCTTCTAACAAATGCCGTTTTTCAGCCCCTTGTTGGAAAGATAAGCGATGTATACGGTCGGCGTACCACCTTGTTAGTGTCACAGGTTTGGTTTATTCTTGGTTGCCTTTTATGTGCGCTATCGCGTACTGTGAACGACTTTATAGTTGCTAGGGCTATTGCTGGGGTGGGAGGTGGTGGAATGTCGGCTCTAAGTTCTATCATCGTCACTGACGTCATTCCTCTTCGTAAGAGAGGCTTTTTCCAAGGGTATGCAAATTTGGTTTACGGTACCGGCCAATTTCTGGGTCCCATCATTGGAAGTATATTTCTTACAGCAAACGAAAAGGCTGGCTGGAGGTGGATGTTTGGCCTCCAGGTGCCTCTTGTATCTATCACAAGTGTTTTGGTGTTCAAGAACGTTCATGAGTTCCGCTTTGACGCTGAACTGTTAATGAAAAACCGGTTCCGTTTAAGTAAcatcaaaaagattgatCTACCTGGTTCATTGTCGCTAGCTGGGTTTATCGTGGCCATCTTAATTCTTTTTTCAGCTAGCAGCACCTTCCAGGTGGAGGCTGCTGTTCTCTGTGCTGTTCTCAGCgccatttctttctatttgGTTGAGAATTACGTTGTGGAGGAGCGTATCATTCCGCCCAGAGCATTTCAAGGTCTACTAAGAATTGCAGCTTTGATCGCGTTCTTTGGAACCATGGCCATGTACTCGTTGAACTTTGTACTCCCCCTTTACGTTCAGATTATTCAGGACTTCAGTTCATTCCAATTGGGTGTATTTAATGCTTTTGGtgtcttttcttctgcGGCTGGCTCTCTGATAGCCGGTTGGATACttaaggagaaggagaaagtaCGTCCAGAAATAGTGGTTAAAAAATCTGTTAATATCTCCATAGGTAGCTGCTTACTCTCGTTTGCAGGTGCTTTCATATGCATGTTCTTTGTTAGAGCGGTGAAACCAACTATTGACAGGGCTGATATCAATTACCTAAAGATGGCTATCATCGCATTGGGATATACTCTGACCAGTTTAGGCTATGGCTCCTTTTTGGTTTCCCTCTTGGTCCTAGTAGTGGGAGAAGTTGGCATGCGTCATCAGGCCACCGTTACGGGAATGAACTACATGTTTCGTTCGATGGGCTCTGTTGGGGGCGTGGGAATATCCTTAGGAGTGTACAACCTCATGCTTCGTAAGGAGTTATACCATTACTTTGTTACCAAAGGAAGAGAACATGGGTTCTCCATTTACCATAAGCTTCTAAAAGATAGTTTCTACATCAGAAACGGACTGCCTCAGATTTATGTACATAAAGTGCTCAAATTTTACAGAGAATCACTAGGAGATTCCCTCGTGCTGGTTTTCATCATGGGGTCGTTGGCCTTGATATTAAGCTTACTAATGAGGTTATACAATCCACACATCGGTAGGCATTGGACCATTGTCTAA
- a CDS encoding uncharacterized protein (BUSCO:EOG09341NLG) encodes MSILRYIDDGDLPYEQKLLKDPYNQDLWLDYIHFKRKGSVQTVLALLNRSVRKLSSSYKIWMLYINFRISLLDQGHQSLDETDKVIAIFERASLYLNKFPFFWVKYLQFVILQYSYINVSFARLCFDRAIQQLPVVHHEKIWKLFLQFVDIIGGPTLFLVNLRYCEFKMTVQDFNFAPFAGEETNQIEDKTLEAALDTIIDTVSTAKELDLLNQTFSKIVCVPSLLTKFTKSEMELYSDYFDALISLVPAFMSDNNGNLQRLDSQVLIFHDNMNSKFPDQMGKWIVKLAQYWRERKSYLQLISTFERGLATCMTLKDFSIIYESYTEFEDSRIELISRELDQIEGTSANQEDELNLKLNGCLQRYERLLSKRPFLINDVKMRRNPNDVKSWADRVLIYDPEGDQTAISLCYEKALMTIEPAKVKEPDLLAQLWIDYIDHEDKNNTGFKYRSLFSTATKVPFKFVGDLEKVWSAWVDKEVEHGDMKHALAIIKQAVTLPKKIAMKYTENEIRYNDEKLSTQVRAHKSIKLWSLYLDIVQKDGAIIDVLKVYDEILRLKLASPSTILNYCSFLEEHKYFERCFKIYERGVSLFKYPTVTEIWNSYLTKIVQYQQQLGIKSERIRDLFEQALQNCPPEYKKALYIMYAEFEETSGLKLQSLRILSEAIIKINNNLDKLELYKLLIAKTTTLKGPDSTSSVYQMALENLPVNIPGFIEDIVCGFVNIEAQQERFKRCRQILHYSSELVMKYSKRQADRDQIWDVFKKFELEYGNELNYKAMLRFKRHLESSSLPIIKDNIDGGLTDGIDFIHSSEQREQKASEDEPRNADQIELDLDDLA; translated from the coding sequence ATGTCTATCCTTCGATACATAGACGACGGAGATTTGCCTTATGAGCAGAAACTACTTAAAGATCCCTACAATCAAGATTTGTGGCTTGATTACATCcacttcaaaagaaaaggcaGTGTTCAGACTGTTCTAGCATTACTGAATCGAAGCGTTAGAAAACTAAGCAGCTCGTACAAAATATGGATGCTCTATATCAACTTTCGAATATCACTTCTTGATCAAGGTCATCAGAGTTTGGATGAAACCGATAAGGTCATCGCCATATTCGAGCGTGCATCTCTATATTTGAACAAGTTTCCGTTCTTCTGGGTGAAGTACCTTCAGTTTGTGATACTCCAGTATTCGTATATAAATGTTAGCTTTGCGAGACTTTGCTTTGATAGAGCGATTCAACAGTTACCTGTTGTACACCACGAGAAAATATGGAAGTTATTTCTCCAATTTGTGGATATCATTGGTGGTCCAACTTTATTCTTGGTGAATTTAAGATATTGTGAATTCAAGATGACTGTACAGGATTTTAATTTCGCCCCTTTTGCGGGCGAAGAAACTAACCAGATTGAGGATAAAACTCTAGAAGCCGCACTAGATACTATTATAGATACTGTATCCACGGCGAAAGAACTTGATTTGCTGAACCAAACCTTTAGTAAGATCGTCTGTGTGCCTTCGCTGTTAACAAAATTCACCAAATCTGAGATGGAATTATACTCAGATTATTTTGATGCCTTGATCTCGTTGGTCCCTGCATTTATGTCTGATAATAATGGAAACTTACAACGATTGGACTCCCAAGTATTAATCTTTCATGATAATATGAACTCGAAATTCCCGGATCAAATGGGTAAATGGATAGTCAAGCTTGCTCAGtattggagagaaagaaagagctATCTACAATTGATATCgacctttgaaagaggatTAGCTACATGCATGACATTGAAAGACTTTTCTATTATATATGAATCGTACACAGAATTTGAGGACTCAAGAATCGAGCTGATTTCAAGGGAGTTAGATCAGATTGAAGGAACCTCAGCTAATCAGGAGGACGAGTTGAATCTCAAACTAAATGGTTGTCTTCAACGGTACGAGCGTTTGCTTTCCAAAAGGCCatttcttatcaatgaCGTCAAGATGAGGCGAAATCCGAATGATGTTAAATCTTGGGCCGATAGAGTTCTTATATACGATCCTGAAGGGGACCAGACCGCGATATCGTTGTGCTACGAAAAGGCATTAATGACCATAGAACCAGCAAAGGTGAAGGAACCAGATCTACTAGCTCAATTGTGGATCGATTACATCGATCATGAAGACAAAAATAACACTGGATTCAAGTATAGGAGCTTGTTTAGCACCGCTACAAAGGTTCCATTTAAATTCGTTGGTGATCTTGAAAAGGTTTGGAGTGCTTGGGTGGACAAGGAAGTAGAACATGGTGACATGAAGCATGCACTAGCTATCATCAAGCAAGCAGTGACGTTACCGAAAAAGATCGCTATGAAATACACTGAAAATGAGATCAGATACAACGATGAGAAATTAAGTACTCAAGTGAGGGCCCACAAATCAATCAAACTTTGGTCTTTATACCTCGACATTGTTCAGAAGGACGGCGCCATAATCGATGTACTGAAGGTTTATGACGAGATATTACGCTTAAAACTAGCATCACCCTCAACGATCTTGAACTACTGTAGCTTCTTGGAAGAACACAAGTATTTTGAAAGGTGCTTCAAAATATACGAGAGGGGAGTTTCACTATTCAAGTATCCAACGGTGACAGAGATATGGAACAGTTATCTTACCAAGATTGTACAGTATCAGCAGCAGTTGGGAATCAAGTCGGAGAGAATTCGTGATTTGTTTGAACAAGCATTACAAAACTGTCCCCCTGAGTATAAGAAAGCCTTGTACATTATGTATGCGGAATTCGAGGAGACTTCCGGCTTGAAACTACAGTCCCTCAGGATTCTCTCTGAGGCGATCATAAAGATAAATAACAATCTGGACAAGCTTGAGCTATACAAGTTGTTGATTGCAAAAACGACCACATTGAAAGGACCCGATAGTACTAGTTCTGTATATCAGATGGCACTAGAAAATCTTCCAGTGAATATACCCGGGTTTATAGAGGATATAGTCTGTGGATTTGTGAATATCGAGGCTCAACAAGAGAGATTCAAGAGATGCCGGCAGATTTTACACTATTCTTCCGAGTTGGTGATGAAGTACAGCAAACGGCAGGCCGATAGAGATCAGATTTGGGAtgttttcaagaagtttgagTTGGAGTATGGTAATGAGTTGAACTATAAGGCCATGCTCAGATTCAAGCGACATTTGGAGAGCAGTTCCCTACCAATAATCAAAGACAATATTGATGGCGGATTGACAGATGGAATCGACTTTATTCATTCATCCGAGCAGAGGGAGCAAAAGGCCTCAGAAGACGAACCAAGGAATGCGGACCAGATCGAACTAGATCTAGACGATCTCGCATAA